From Oryzias latipes chromosome 3, ASM223467v1:
cgcggcagcgttatggtactaacagggctggttaaaaaacactagtaaaataaagcagcgacgactgaaaagcgcgcgcctcagcgcgatacgcgcgcctcctcgcggagggtgggtcagaagtttccttccacaacaaacacttgctccgcggacgcctcgagtaagccctggctgcagcctgcagaatggctcgacgcctccgcgctccgcgctcccgcgcgctccttgtctccccttcctatctactccgacagctctggccagcgcggctacagggaggagcgcttcgtccccattgcgccggtgaacggagcaaatcgtgtctgtgcagagcaatcggactgtTAGCAGAGTTGTTTTCACGCTTTGGTCCTGGCGTGTGTACCCAGTATCCGACTCAAGAACGGgagaaaaataaagagactTTTCCACGTTAGTTGAACTCCAACTTTtcacaaaactttatttctcaACTGCTTCCTCTTCTGGTCACGTGATCAATAACAGAGCCACTCATTGGCAAACGTCACAACGCATCACTCATCACTTATGACTGATTATTACAACTGAGAGCAAAACATATGAATATGTTAAcacggacttaatactgtacgttttatgtatgaggggcggatgcgttgttacgtgtgggagccttcagactgccatcggccccgcagctcacacgacacgcagtctccagctcacacggaggctgtgagcgtttcaatgcaaaactccgctcagtccttagaaaccgttaacacgaccacgtcaatttgtgtttccagtcgtgtcccgacaaaataaaggctgatattattgccacatatttacgtgcagccagccgagtcactatgactcagaggtaaattcactccatgcgctgttctctccgtcacgcagctgaccggcttttccaaacccgatggtgatggtggattttttcacgctgtttttaacgattgcttttaacttgaaagcttcatcatattgtagtggcgatcacgtgcacgttgggtctaatggcaccaaaggattctgggatgcagCCAGGCAtgcgtgttttgttttgttgaaccatgactgaagtgtctaagacctgaagtcaagtccatgctgtttggctgcttagaggtgtgttgaaaaacaaatgacttgtgcttggtgttagatagagaattcaaaccattcactgtgtccgaATATGCGtgcatggcggccgccaattaaaaccataaattagccgcgtcactgaataatccgcacggctgtaagcgcaggaaaaaagtagcggcttatagtccggaaattacggtaattatGTTTGGATAACTTAACTAATAAACCGAATTGCAAATCTCAGAACCTGTATGAAGGACCTTCAGGATTTACGGTCTCATGAACACATGCTCTAATTTGTCTTGATTTAGGTTGCATGGAAACTGGACTTTATTCTGGGATGTCATCAGACAGGAGGCTGCTTGTCCTTCACACTTCATCCTAAATCAAGTCTTCacataaaagataaaagaaagtAAAGTTAAATGTTTAGCTTTCTTCAGGAAAAAACAGTGCAACACTCTAGATGAAAAGTTCTAACTCTCAAAAGAAGCTTTGAGTTCAGTGTTGGAGGTTCAAACCCAGCCAGCAACCAGATCATGCAGACAGAAGATTTGTTGAACATGCAGAGGGTTTCTGAAAATACACATaaagcttttctttcacagtagGAGTTGTGAAATCCTGACCATCCTCACAGATTTTCATGATGCATATTAAACAGCCCGGCAGTGTTGATCTCTGCTTCTCACCCACTTACTCCCTCTTGTGTTCTGCAGCTATTCCTGTAAAGCAGCTCTGACTCAAAAAGTCCTTCAGGACATCAAACAGGAACACACAGCTTCAGGAGCTGATCGACAGCAGCGTTCTCCGCTTCACGGGATGCTCGTCCACTCAGCACCTCTTCGCTGCACTTGTCTGGGTTCAGGAAGCAGCAGCGAAAATTACCAACTCTCACCACCTGAGCATCCATTAAACACAGCTCTGTGAATCAGAGCAGAGAACACAAAGCTGCTCACGACACTGTTGAGTAGACATTATAAAAGCCCACGCCACAAAATGTAGAACATCAAAACATTGTGTCTATCAGACTGTTTTATATAAAATCCTGGAGCAGTGGTGAAGCTTTGAATGCCTGCTCTGAACCTGGAGAGCGCCACCTGCAGCCTAAGAGAGGAAGTAGCTCAAAGATCTATCCACTCAACATTTCCTGCATGTGCTTCGTCCTTCTCTAGATAGACGGGGTTGGGGTTTCAAACGGGCCCATTGCCTTCTCTAGACAACGAGGGTTTGTGTCTTAACTAAACTGTGTGGAGAGGCCACACACTGCCCACACAGGCGCACAGATAACAGATGCTCAGTGAGAACCAGCCATGTTTTAGAGTAGAAAGTGCTTTTTTCTGGGAGATGCCACACCATCACAGCCCCAGACAGAGCTATGAAACCAACGTCGCCGCTCATGGAGCTCAAGCAGCAAATCGAAACCTTTTAGGATACATGCCAGGGTGGAAGGACTTTAGTGCAAAACAATGGTTTACTGATTATGGGGATTGATCCTGAGTACCTGGGTGATTCTTCGAGGCTATGACCTAAATTAAACAACTCCTTGTACTTCAGGTCAATGACTCAGAGTGATGCTCTGTAATGGTGCAGCTTTAACCAAACTTCAAGCAGCAATGTGCTCGACAAACAAAGCAATGTGAACTCCACCTTTAGCTGCAAATCAGCTGGAATGATGTGACACCAGGTCTTTATATttgaatagagctgtaaaaggaaaaggcctggacaagattcaccagatttacaccGCTTTGATATTTCACAgcaagactcttccaactgcGAGGACATGCACTAATATCGGGTAGAGACAGACCTATGggaacaccgtatgctaaaagcgcggacaaaaacccacacatgcccggtgtgaacttAGCAGTAGAGcatagtcacaactgcccttatgggtggatatgggctatCTCTTGGGGCAAAACTGTACCAAACACTTAACAAGTAAGGTAAGGTGAAGTACTGTAGATAGATGGAGACACAgagacacccccctcccccaccgtGGACCATTCATGTGATAAATGTGAGCTCTTTGTGTTTCTCGTTTAGGTTTGCTTATTTTTCACTTGCAGACAGGCAGTATCTAGCCAtaggggcagttgtgacaaatGCTTTACTAGCGACACAGGGATGCAGGCAACTGTAGTCTTCACTCATGTGCTGCAGCAAAAAACAGCAtgatttggggatttttttttccaataacaaTGTCAAATGTAAatagtaaatggtgtatacttattaCTGTATACTTATTATATACTATACTTACTTCTTAATACTCATACTTACTACCTTCAGCGCTTTACAGCCTCAGTGCCATTcacccacacaaacacccacacactgatggcggctccactgccaaacactggcaccaacctgtaaccaccagaggcaatgtgcgtcagtgtcttgctcaagaacactttgacacatgggccaGCAGAGCCGGAATCAAACTTGCAATCTTCAATCAGAGGACGCCCGCTCAATCTCTGCACAATGACTGCATGTGTAGCATAATGAATAATGTTAATGAACACAGAAGAAATTTCCCTCCATGTACGTGCCTTTTGGTGGGCTTCTTTCACATCCACTACTGTTTACTCTGTTCCATTTAGTGTAACCATTTTATGTTCTATTAAAGTCAACTATGACATCCATTTAGTAACATGAACactacacttttctttttccatctgtctgtctacagAACAACACAGATACTGTTCAGCTGCTTTATCAGTGCACTAAATATTTTCTTAATGCTTCCAGCTTTTGAGAAAATAAGAGATTCCCTTTCTTTGTAAGCCTGAGAAGACCCACATTTCCCTGATAGCCTCGGCTTCCCAAATTAAATTCAGATTTGGATTTATCTGAAAGCAGCACAGTGTTCAACTTTGGCTCAGTCTGAAATGAACTTTGCCTCAGAGGAAATGTTTCTAGATCACGCTCGCATGCCTTCTTCTGTGCATCCCAGAGCTGTGGGGGAAGCTGAACTCTGTTCTTTCAAATAGATTTCTGGAAGTGTTCCTGAGCCCATGAGTGGCTCTCCATCACAGACCTACATCTGGGATGTGTGCGGCGCTGCCCGGGAGGCCCAACACCACAGACGTCAGACTGTGAGGTTCAGCCTTGTCTACAGCTCACACATCAGTAGTGTGCTCCAGGGGATCAGTTTCCTACGTGTCTTTTACATATTAAGTGCAGCCTTTTGAACAGAAATTTTGCAGCTTTAACTCTGAGACGCTTCACTCAACTCTTTTAAAGGGTAAattttcagaaacatttttttgtttaaagtgtttaaagttgttacattttttcaatgtaacaactgttttattattattattattattattattattattatttaagcagtcatcttgttaaaaaaagattcacGTTTTTCCTGCAAATATCCTATTTGTTTCATACATTCTATTTGGATAAATTATGACGATGTTGCTGTAAAGAAATATTTACATAGAATATgaaatattacaataaaataaaatttcaccTAGCAGTGTAATgagaatttttttcaaagataaaaatgacaaaagagtcAATCTTCATTAGCTCAAAAACTAGTTTCTATGGTAAtgtttttacaagcatttttaCACGCAAGAGAAATTCACACTTTTCTTATTCTTCAACAGATGTTCATAAAGTTATTTCAGTTAGTAAATAAGGGAAATACAAGATCATCTTACTACatgttgtttccatttttaacaTGCAAATTAAACGTAGAGAATGATAAGAGGACCttaatcaccccccccccccgtgcaaACAGTCACGTggttttaggtttaaaaaaaaaacttgtttttaaataacataaagTCAGTTCAATAAATGCACCGGGTTGACGTCttccaaagaaaataaaacacgtTTCAAGACAACTTAAAAATTTACAAACCAGAAGCAgcgaaaataaataaaataaaacttgttgatgtttttattgcaaatttttAGGGGCGGCGAAATACTCCCCATTTCTGTTTCAATGGGATTTGTAACTCTCGCGAGATGTTTGCAAGTATATAAACCGCTTCGCGGCCTCTCATCGGCCTTTCTATCGTTTTTACCGGTGAAGGTGCAACAGTTTTCGGTCGTCCCGAAGCCGGGTTCATCCGACACCATCACCAACCGAGCTGATCTGAGGTCAACCTCCAAAGCAGCAACATGCCGCCCAAATTCGACCCCAACGAAATCAAAATCGGTATGTTTTTAGGCTCAGGAAGTAGTAGGAGCCGGTTCACAGCCGCGGAGGAGTTGCTGTGCGCCGGCTGCCTCCGCGCCTGCTGGCCTGTGGGCCTTTCACAAGAAACGGTAAAGATGGAACTCTAACCTTACTCAGGAGACAGCCTGGTTTAATTTAACGCTGTTCAGACGGAGGTTCTGGTGGCGTGGGGTTGTGGGAAGTGTCTTTCTGCTAAGGCGGTTTCGTGTGTTTGTCCACCACGTGGAGAAGCACGCGGAAGCCTTTAGCCGAGGAGCTAACGGCGGCGTTAGCTTCTCGTTGTTCTAAAGTCTGCCGTACTACTAAGATCAGAGTGTCTTTAAATAATTACTCTCCTGTTTCCCATGTATAGTAACGGTCTGATCCCGGTTCTTGAATGTTCCGGTGTTTTTTGATGTGGGAAGTTGAAAGCTCGCTGGCGCTGCTTTGATTTATAGGGCTGACGTGTAACATTCACAGAAATTTACGATGGGCAATGCAATTAAGGGTAACTTGGGAAACATGACTGATTTCCTACTGGCCTGGTAGAGCGTTTGCCCAATGATTGGTAATTTTTCCTGTTTGACACATCAATCATTAAAGCCGACTTAACTggagtgatggggggggggggggggaactaaATTAACAAAGTGAAGCTAAGCATTTAACTTAATTATTCGGCCACACGAATAGTCTCTTTGTTAAAGTAATGCTAGTTCGTTTGGGAACCAGCTGAATGGTTGACATGGTAACGGTAACACTGGCATGtaagtggtggtggtggtttaATGATCAGTGATTCATGATGCTTGACACCTGGAGATGAAGGCAGCTTAAAGACCTTTGGGGTTTCTCATTCTCTCCACCAGTGTACATGAGATGCACCGGAGGCGAAGTTGGAGCCACCTCAGCACTGGCCCCCAAAATTGGCCCCCTGGGTCTGGTGAgtgttaaggcctgttcacaccgggacgaatttcgccggcgattttcgccgacgtttaacgcctcgcgactaaacaaagggcaccaacgagagtgtgcacaccgacgcgaaaaaacgccaggcgttaaagcgtcaaaaaaaaaaacgcctcgggttcgttttttttttttttttcgacgcgtcgcgtcgaaatctactcgaccaatgagaatggcgcttttgctcacgtgtctggagcttctgaagttacagtaaaacacaacttgggggcgctcaaagacaaaactgccttgctgagcacacataccagcgaagaagatagacgccaagtagcgtctacacagccgcgaagcaataatgacggacattctaaaatatccccgaaccaagcaccagttggagctactggtgcttgaaatattcatgttttctttgtttgattctgacaagcgcttaaatacttgctctcttcttctgagtgaaaagcgactttcagaagcgtaaagttgcgcagcgccaccttgtgtacaggagtatttctgttttacattaagcgccatctaatgtcagggaatgaaattgcatgttcactccactcatcgtcagcgaaaatcgcctgggtgtgaacacaaaaaacgtggcgaaaaacgctggcgaataacgcctggcgaatattcgtcccggtgtgtacgggcctttacagcCTGTGTGCTGCTGTGAAGGCTGGTTCCTTTCTGAACCGCTTTTGTCTCCAGTCTCCCAAGAAAGTTGGTGATGACATCGCCAAGGCAACCGGAGACTGGAAGGGCCTGAGGATCACAGTGAAGCTGACCATCCAGAATAGGCAGGCAGCGGTAAGCAGACCACATGCAATGTACTTTCACTTTAAATCTTGTTTtccattagtttttatttctattgtCATTTCCTGGTGTTTTCATCCGGAGAGACAAGTGGTCAGACATGTTTAATTGAAAAGGACCAGTAAGCGGCTGCAGACTTCCATGCAGGCAGTCCGTCTTTCTCTTAACTCCTTCGTCTTCTCTGATCAGATCGAGGTGGTCCCCTCTGCATCTGCTCTGATCATCAAGGCCCTGAAGGAGCCCCCCCGTGACAGGAAAAAGGTCAAGAACAGTGAGTATCTATCGGCATGGACAGCATTCTTTGAAATGAGGCGGAGACGagctctgtttgtgtttcagtCAAACACAGCGGCAGCGTGACCTTTGACGAGATCGTGGGCATCGCTCGCGTCATGAGGCATCGCTCCATCGCCAGAGAGCTTTCTGGTAAGACAACTGTCTGTCTGACTCAGCCTCCCGCCACTGTACCAGTCTGCCCCGTGACACGGTTCAGTCCAGTGGAGGCTAAGAGTAACCCCAGCTTTAGGAAACAGGGCTGCCCACATGGATGGGTGACTCTGTGCCGAAAAGTCTGGAACACGCCAATGCTGGAGCAGAAGATCTCATCAGGACGAGATGAAGGTTGGAACTCATGCATGCTTGTCTTTCTCTTAAGGAACCATCAAGGAGATCCTGGGGACAGCCCAGTCTGTGGGCTGCACGATCGATGGTCGCCATCCCCATGATGTCATCGATGACATCAACAGTGGAAAAGTGGAGTGTCCTTCTGACTAAATGGAGTGAAATAAACATGGACTAAAACATCAAAGTGTCTGTATTGCTGGTGTTTTGTAGTGAAGGAGTCTGTGGAAGAGCCTGCAGGAATAAACTCtttggctgtgtccaaattcccctCACTACCACTACGCGGTGCGtttgctgtccaaatctacagtGCTGAAATCCAGTgccttagaaatttcccagaagtctgtgaaaatccaatGTATCTATGCTCACAATACTGTATTGGTAAATGGAGCCCACAATGCATTGAAGCATTTTAGAGAGAGTATTTTGAACACAGGACACTAGATGGTCCCACaccattcaattttatttatatagctcaTTCAAAACACTCATTGGGCTTTGTACTGGAAATTGTAAGGTAATCATCctaaggatcataaatgcacagaattcaataggataatactaaaacttttAACAGACTAAACTGGGAatccctgccccccccccaatggcCCAGATTaggtttttggggggggggagtggACACAGAAACAGTCTCCAGATTAGAGGAAATACTCAA
This genomic window contains:
- the rpl12 gene encoding 60S ribosomal protein L12 isoform X1, whose product is MPPKFDPNEIKIVYMRCTGGEVGATSALAPKIGPLGLSPKKVGDDIAKATGDWKGLRITVKLTIQNRQAAIEVVPSASALIIKALKEPPRDRKKVKNIKHSGSVTFDEIVGIARVMRHRSIARELSGTIKEILGTAQSVGCTIDGRHPHDVIDDINSGKVECPSD
- the rpl12 gene encoding 60S ribosomal protein L12 isoform X2, coding for MRCTGGEVGATSALAPKIGPLGLSPKKVGDDIAKATGDWKGLRITVKLTIQNRQAAIEVVPSASALIIKALKEPPRDRKKVKNIKHSGSVTFDEIVGIARVMRHRSIARELSGTIKEILGTAQSVGCTIDGRHPHDVIDDINSGKVECPSD